A genome region from Bacteroidota bacterium includes the following:
- a CDS encoding T9SS type A sorting domain-containing protein: MRKKLLTLALTILSAVAFSATNIYAPTLVSPANNAGGAAVSLLLDWNAVPGAISYKVEYTSDTSFTNASVILCAVTATTINDLFFGTVYSWRVKAYGVSDSSAWSATFKFTTTDKVTMVKPVDSTHNRFTTLPIQWTSIAGVSTYEYEADTVNTFDSPLHMTQSFVGTEIKGNTNALKFGRFYFMRMRAKDAADTSGWGNILHVWTIDTVYLKKPANDTVNTFSNVAIQWKYNGAKDYQVSIATDSAFASEVIYNVDSTHIYFNGTIDTLVTTKEDLAFNTQYYFRVRGTNVWGTSVWSAVRKFKTLDCVTMLLPANLATGVSTLPELKWSVAGADNFEIQLDTSMVYSNPQIFHTTDTTVHYIITTELLPHTTYYWRVRAIHTTDTTSWCAGRSFETNGGAGISHNSVSLNNISIYPNPSKSGMVYIQVNSNLEQEITVIVSNLFGQDIYNEKHSLGNGQNNIKLDLSNSGNGIYLVKVINAGNAITRKIVLDK; the protein is encoded by the coding sequence ATGAGAAAAAAATTACTCACACTGGCGTTAACTATTTTGTCGGCAGTGGCATTTTCAGCTACCAATATTTATGCTCCAACTCTTGTATCTCCCGCCAATAACGCCGGAGGCGCAGCAGTTTCATTATTATTAGACTGGAATGCAGTTCCGGGTGCCATCAGTTATAAAGTTGAATACACTTCAGATACTTCGTTTACGAATGCAAGCGTAATACTGTGCGCGGTTACAGCCACAACCATCAATGATTTATTTTTTGGTACCGTTTATTCATGGAGGGTGAAAGCTTATGGTGTAAGCGATTCATCGGCATGGTCGGCAACTTTCAAATTTACCACCACAGACAAGGTCACAATGGTAAAGCCCGTTGACAGCACACACAATCGTTTTACCACACTTCCCATTCAGTGGACTTCGATTGCCGGTGTATCTACCTATGAATATGAAGCTGATACCGTAAACACCTTTGACAGCCCGTTGCATATGACACAGTCATTCGTAGGCACTGAAATTAAAGGGAATACAAATGCCCTGAAATTCGGCAGGTTCTATTTTATGAGGATGCGTGCAAAAGATGCAGCTGATACATCGGGATGGGGCAATATTCTTCATGTTTGGACTATCGATACCGTATATCTGAAAAAGCCTGCAAACGATACCGTGAATACCTTTTCGAACGTTGCAATCCAATGGAAATACAATGGTGCGAAAGATTATCAAGTAAGTATTGCAACAGATTCCGCATTTGCGTCAGAAGTGATTTACAATGTTGACAGCACGCATATTTATTTCAACGGAACAATAGATACATTAGTGACAACAAAAGAAGACCTTGCCTTCAACACCCAGTATTATTTCAGGGTTCGTGGTACCAATGTATGGGGAACCTCAGTGTGGAGTGCTGTACGTAAATTCAAAACACTCGACTGTGTAACAATGTTACTTCCCGCCAATCTGGCCACCGGAGTAAGTACATTGCCTGAATTAAAATGGAGCGTTGCAGGTGCAGACAATTTTGAAATTCAGCTTGACACTTCAATGGTGTACAGTAATCCGCAAATATTTCATACTACAGACACTACCGTACATTATATAATTACAACCGAACTGCTGCCTCATACCACTTATTACTGGAGGGTACGTGCAATCCATACCACCGATACGACATCATGGTGCGCAGGCAGGTCATTTGAAACCAATGGAGGCGCAGGCATCAGCCATAATTCGGTTAGTCTTAATAATATCAGCATCTATCCGAATCCCTCGAAAAGCGGCATGGTTTATATTCAGGTAAACAGCAATCTGGAGCAAGAAATCACGGTTATTGTTTCCAATCTGTTTGGGCAGGATATTTATAATGAAAAGCATTCATTAGGTAACGGTCAGAACAACATCAAACTCGATTTGAGCAATTCAGGCAATGGCATATACCTTGTAAAAGTTATTAATGCAGGAAATGCGATTACGCGTAAAATTGTTCTGGATAAATAA
- a CDS encoding metallophosphoesterase codes for MRRYRLLSYFGILTGVVFFFFTLYGITKGTTNFRVKEVSITYSNLPAAFDGFRIAQISDVHLGSFYYQQSVEKGISLLNEQKPDVILMTGDMVNVVSDEASHYVDLFKNLKPAYGKYAVLGNHDMGDYMKWDTLEGQHSRTDAVATIETAMGFTVLRNAHAVLHKNSDSIVLAGVDNWGLPPFKKYGNLNQALTGISPNAFTILLSHDPSHWDAEVVSKTKVALTLSGHTHAFQIGFDYGNIRWSPIFLKYKEYLGLYESGMQYLYVNPGFGFIGFAGRIGVPPEVTIITLRKKS; via the coding sequence ATGCGCAGATACAGATTATTAAGCTATTTCGGCATATTGACCGGTGTCGTATTCTTTTTTTTCACACTATATGGAATAACCAAAGGCACGACAAATTTCAGGGTAAAAGAGGTAAGCATTACGTACAGCAATCTGCCGGCTGCATTCGACGGATTCAGAATTGCCCAAATTTCAGATGTTCATTTAGGGAGTTTCTATTATCAGCAAAGTGTTGAAAAAGGAATATCCCTTTTGAATGAACAAAAACCCGATGTGATATTAATGACGGGCGACATGGTAAATGTCGTGTCTGATGAAGCCAGCCACTATGTGGATTTGTTTAAAAATCTCAAGCCTGCTTACGGAAAATATGCCGTTTTGGGAAATCACGATATGGGCGACTACATGAAATGGGATACACTGGAAGGTCAGCATTCACGGACCGATGCCGTGGCAACTATTGAAACTGCAATGGGATTCACCGTACTTCGCAACGCCCATGCCGTATTGCATAAAAACAGTGATTCAATTGTACTTGCTGGAGTTGATAACTGGGGTCTTCCTCCTTTTAAAAAATACGGTAACCTAAATCAGGCGTTAACGGGTATCAGTCCGAATGCCTTTACAATATTGCTTTCGCATGATCCATCACACTGGGACGCAGAGGTGGTTTCAAAAACGAAGGTAGCGCTGACTTTATCAGGCCATACGCATGCATTTCAGATTGGTTTTGATTATGGCAATATTCGCTGGAGCCCGATTTTCCTGAAGTACAAAGAATATCTGGGTCTGTATGAATCGGGGATGCAGTATTTGTATGTAAATCCGGGCTTTGGCTTCATTGGATTTGCCGGTCGTATTGGTGTACCACCTGAAGTCACAATCATTACGTTAAGAAAAAAATCTTAG
- the rmuC gene encoding DNA recombination protein RmuC, producing MTLVYILISVAAGFSIGGAVIYIISRKNIELLKKEKENLDTESRSALAEMDKQKSIAQDRLGQLEKTSSEQEMQLAAEREKNSVLNASLSRIEAEKASLNEKIMLQKSEMEDVQKKLITEFENLANKILKQNTLEFTASNQKNIDELLKPLKEKLGTFEKMVSDTYEKGLKDQTDLKAELKKLYELNNRISEEAHNLTRALKGDVKKQGNWGEMVLERVLERSGLSRGREYEMQVSTTNAEGSRIQPDVVVFLPDKKHLIVDSKVSLVAYEKYVNAITDEDRAQFMKEHLLSIKTHIRGLSEKHYHTSPDLNTPDFVLLFVAIESSFSMAIQADQELFNYAWDNKVVMVSPSTLLATLRTIESMWKQEYHARNAQEIARRSGEMLDKFVGFVEDMEKVGKGIDGARDTWSNALSKLSTGRGNLISKATFLKELGVTTKKNLPEKFKLADDEQNEHEEN from the coding sequence ATGACTCTTGTGTATATACTGATAAGTGTAGCAGCCGGATTTTCGATTGGTGGAGCTGTGATTTATATTATCAGCAGAAAAAATATCGAATTACTGAAAAAGGAAAAAGAAAATCTGGATACTGAAAGCCGTTCAGCACTGGCAGAAATGGACAAGCAAAAAAGTATCGCGCAGGATCGCCTGGGGCAGTTGGAAAAAACATCGTCGGAACAAGAAATGCAATTGGCTGCCGAACGTGAAAAGAATTCAGTGCTGAACGCATCGCTGTCGCGGATTGAAGCGGAAAAGGCTTCCCTCAACGAAAAAATTATGCTTCAAAAATCGGAAATGGAAGATGTGCAGAAAAAGCTCATTACTGAATTTGAAAATCTTGCCAATAAAATTCTGAAACAAAATACCCTTGAATTTACCGCGTCGAACCAGAAAAATATTGATGAGTTGCTTAAACCTTTGAAGGAAAAGCTGGGAACATTTGAAAAGATGGTATCAGACACCTATGAAAAAGGATTGAAGGACCAAACCGATTTAAAGGCAGAGTTGAAAAAACTGTATGAACTGAACAACCGTATCAGCGAAGAAGCACATAACCTAACGCGGGCATTGAAAGGCGATGTGAAGAAACAGGGAAACTGGGGCGAGATGGTGCTTGAGCGCGTTCTGGAGCGTTCGGGGTTGAGCCGGGGTCGCGAGTATGAAATGCAGGTAAGCACGACCAATGCGGAAGGCAGCCGCATACAACCCGATGTGGTAGTATTTCTTCCCGACAAAAAACATCTGATTGTTGACTCAAAAGTTTCGCTCGTTGCTTATGAAAAATATGTGAATGCCATAACCGATGAAGACCGGGCGCAGTTTATGAAAGAGCATTTACTCTCCATTAAAACGCACATACGCGGACTTTCCGAGAAGCACTACCACACGTCTCCCGATTTAAATACACCTGATTTTGTTCTGCTGTTTGTAGCTATTGAATCATCATTCAGCATGGCCATTCAGGCCGATCAGGAATTATTTAACTACGCATGGGATAATAAAGTGGTTATGGTCAGCCCTTCAACACTGCTTGCCACGCTGCGAACCATAGAATCAATGTGGAAACAGGAATACCACGCACGAAATGCTCAGGAAATTGCACGCAGAAGCGGCGAAATGCTCGATAAATTTGTAGGTTTTGTTGAAGATATGGAAAAGGTGGGAAAAGGAATTGACGGCGCCAGAGATACCTGGTCGAATGCGCTCAGCAAGCTTAGCACCGGTCGAGGTAATCTTATAAGCAAGGCAACATTTTTAAAAGAACTGGGCGTAACTACCAAAAAAAACCTGCCTGAAAAATTCAAGCTGGCTGATGACGAACAAAATGAGCATGAAGAAAATTGA
- a CDS encoding GWxTD domain-containing protein, whose protein sequence is MKKIDLHFLCATTLLAIMLISCNSKAPYRSLTKSITYNHQSSFSAPITGVYHINDSCSRIFFTINTGSLLYIKKTSGTTFAAHYRAHYELHPFDEPNNLQDSGTFEYSDTLFFNKTADILDSFDIGGLRSKKYTLNLTITDLNKKSEIETGIVLLRDDPHSRQNFCIRSATGALINQEVLQPGQDISVTTNNKNLFRLCVRYYRSDYPIALPPFLENRELAYSLKPDSAFLIDLENGTSTLLRLKSNSIYHFQSDTTQKEGLTLFTFYEGFPKVTTAEQMLAPVRYISTKNEFNDLKMMKNAKHAVDEFWLDKAGTVERAKEMIVRYYNRVQDANKYFTSYLEGWKSDRGMIYIVFGPPQALYKSATQETWVYGEDRNILSTTFTFNKVNNQFSDNDYSLERSAEYKDTWYTAVETWRK, encoded by the coding sequence ATGAAGAAAATTGATTTGCATTTTTTATGCGCCACAACGCTTCTGGCCATTATGCTGATATCATGCAACAGCAAGGCGCCTTACCGTAGCCTTACCAAATCAATTACCTACAATCACCAATCGAGTTTTTCTGCCCCGATTACCGGCGTTTATCACATCAATGACAGCTGCAGCAGGATATTTTTCACAATAAATACGGGCTCGCTATTATACATCAAAAAAACTTCCGGCACCACATTCGCGGCACATTACAGAGCACATTATGAGCTGCATCCTTTTGATGAACCGAATAACCTTCAGGACAGCGGAACCTTTGAATATTCTGACACTTTATTCTTCAATAAAACTGCAGATATTTTAGACAGTTTCGATATTGGCGGCTTACGTAGCAAGAAATACACGCTTAATCTTACAATTACCGACCTGAATAAAAAAAGCGAAATTGAAACCGGCATTGTATTATTGCGTGATGATCCGCATAGCCGTCAAAATTTCTGTATTCGATCGGCAACCGGAGCTTTAATTAACCAAGAGGTTCTGCAACCCGGGCAAGATATTTCCGTTACAACAAATAATAAAAATCTGTTTCGATTGTGTGTCCGCTATTACCGAAGTGATTATCCGATTGCTCTTCCACCATTTTTAGAAAACAGGGAGCTTGCTTATAGCCTGAAACCTGATTCAGCATTTTTAATTGATTTGGAAAACGGAACAAGCACATTACTTCGATTAAAAAGTAACAGTATTTATCATTTCCAATCCGATACAACTCAGAAAGAAGGACTGACGCTGTTTACTTTCTACGAAGGTTTTCCGAAGGTAACTACGGCTGAACAGATGCTGGCGCCTGTGCGGTACATCTCAACCAAAAATGAGTTTAACGACCTTAAAATGATGAAGAATGCTAAGCATGCGGTTGACGAATTCTGGCTTGACAAGGCAGGAACCGTAGAACGGGCAAAGGAAATGATTGTCCGCTATTATAACAGAGTTCAGGATGCAAACAAATATTTCACATCCTATCTTGAAGGGTGGAAATCGGACCGTGGCATGATTTATATAGTGTTCGGACCACCGCAGGCTTTGTATAAATCGGCAACACAAGAAACCTGGGTTTACGGTGAAGACAGGAACATACTTTCTACTACCTTTACATTTAACAAAGTAAACAACCAGTTTTCAGATAATGATTATAGTCTGGAGCGATCGGCAGAATATAAAGACACATGGTATACTGCTGTTGAAACGTGGAGGAAATAA
- a CDS encoding LemA family protein yields MITGIVCGALALLVIIAVLYFNKFTKFRNNIKSAWSDIDVQLKRRFDLVPNLVEVVKGYATHEKTLFENISSTRSMALAPGNINESAQANTLLTGQLRNLFAVVENYPNLLANENFIKLQENLVEIEDTLQMARRYYNAVVRDNNTAVQSFPGLVFAGIYGFKTAEFFETEPLEKEVIRVKLN; encoded by the coding sequence ATGATAACAGGAATTGTTTGCGGAGCATTGGCATTGCTGGTAATAATTGCGGTGCTGTATTTCAATAAATTTACGAAATTCAGAAACAATATAAAAAGCGCGTGGAGTGATATCGACGTTCAGCTGAAACGGCGCTTCGACCTGGTTCCGAATTTAGTGGAGGTTGTAAAAGGATATGCAACCCATGAAAAAACGCTGTTCGAAAACATAAGCAGTACAAGGTCAATGGCACTTGCGCCCGGCAACATCAATGAATCAGCACAAGCAAATACGCTGTTGACGGGTCAATTGCGCAATCTGTTCGCTGTTGTGGAGAATTACCCGAACTTGCTGGCAAATGAAAACTTCATTAAACTACAAGAAAATCTGGTAGAAATTGAAGACACGCTGCAGATGGCCCGACGGTACTACAATGCCGTAGTGCGCGATAATAATACGGCTGTGCAATCCTTTCCAGGACTTGTATTTGCAGGTATTTACGGTTTTAAAACTGCTGAATTCTTCGAGACAGAACCTTTGGAAAAAGAAGTAATCAGGGTAAAATTGAATTAA
- a CDS encoding DUF2207 domain-containing protein → MKRIIIVFLLLLSRAVISSAETFDIRNYDVNIAINTNGSFDVTESILVNFNEASRGIIRDIPSHYKQNETGAFDNAQSTNNSGYYDIVVRNISVDDNEFTVTEENGITSIKTGSENKKISGEKLYTIHYTVWGAINEFSDHNEFYWNIIGPDWGCKINKASFSIACAKSIKLSADDVIGFTGKAGSTCKALQLTASSNIVSGQSNASLLPFHGITVAVRLPKKYFTTTEIPLEAYAHNFIIRKCTSVMRVQPDASLNVEERYEVEFTRPCNSFTRKFKRPDEYEILPQDYQDVVLTNITASESSINRTKTTFSSSGFGRNKYITIKKSEGSFNGKLEFTISYKAWGAFRFNSGVAQLQWDIFPGTMNEPCTQLNFELNADSYMKVHKEIINFYSNATQPVFIAIQKNKGTNTYSGTYPSAIINNSSITLKAAFKESAFTESTIPYDIFARNFVIRNFSTDLTVEPNGVVKMQHIYTVKFTDPENETNVFSTQVRSVFPHDLKNYTGINYSLPRWSMMGNIYKAILMDDHASGNNVSILPDWNKFSKSVIWRPAPSLLPDSVFSNEYRIFSILQSFGSNYIINFPLTGLFDEPIAAGRIAVHLPKVKGLEPVSCEACIQGTDLICESIPLIINGNEIHGQLTHGLKSGQTIVLKLTFPKAFLTKNSFFLYLQLLFKNNFFLLLPLLFFFILYIIWYYTGRDRKNNLIVQYRPPADITPAEAGFLWDNKLHRRDLVALIYYWAGNGYLTIREIATGIGKENDYELSRLRDLPESARSFEHTIFSALFHNRTSVLISNLKNNFYCHMIKANRELDEYGRYKKFYVPGTRGFSLALRITAWAEFATGLFVLLNADNNFAQIFFCFISLFVMLLVFGNIMPKRGHFGAEKYTQLKGFREFIEKSEVSRLKELLSENPAYFDETVAYAIVLGLGKQWAAKFKPLITSPPTWYSGQHPHFDTGIFVNAVILSMHSLDHSLNYHYAQSSRYGYSGQSGLSSHSSFSGSAFGGGGYTGGGFGGGGGRSW, encoded by the coding sequence ATGAAAAGAATCATCATAGTATTTCTGTTACTGTTGAGCCGCGCCGTAATTTCATCGGCCGAAACCTTTGATATCAGGAATTATGATGTAAATATAGCCATCAATACCAATGGATCTTTTGATGTTACAGAATCAATACTTGTGAATTTTAACGAAGCAAGCCGAGGCATTATAAGAGATATCCCGAGCCATTACAAACAAAATGAAACGGGAGCATTCGACAATGCCCAGAGCACGAATAATTCAGGATACTACGATATTGTTGTGCGCAATATCAGCGTGGATGACAATGAATTCACTGTTACTGAAGAAAACGGAATCACCAGTATAAAAACAGGATCAGAAAATAAAAAAATCAGCGGCGAAAAACTTTACACGATACATTATACGGTTTGGGGCGCTATCAACGAGTTCAGCGACCATAACGAGTTCTATTGGAATATTATTGGACCTGACTGGGGCTGTAAAATTAACAAAGCATCATTCAGCATCGCATGTGCAAAAAGCATAAAACTCAGTGCAGACGATGTTATTGGGTTCACCGGAAAAGCCGGTTCCACCTGCAAGGCCTTGCAATTAACCGCCTCCTCTAACATAGTTTCAGGTCAAAGCAATGCATCCCTGCTTCCATTTCACGGAATAACAGTAGCTGTGCGCTTGCCAAAAAAATATTTCACCACAACAGAAATCCCGCTTGAAGCGTATGCGCATAATTTCATCATACGAAAATGCACTTCGGTAATGCGTGTTCAACCGGATGCATCACTCAATGTTGAAGAACGATATGAAGTCGAATTTACGCGTCCCTGCAACAGTTTTACACGAAAGTTTAAGCGTCCGGATGAATATGAAATACTTCCGCAGGACTATCAAGACGTTGTTCTCACAAATATTACCGCATCGGAATCATCAATAAACAGAACAAAAACAACATTTTCCTCATCCGGGTTCGGACGAAACAAATACATCACTATAAAAAAGAGTGAGGGCAGCTTCAATGGGAAGCTTGAGTTTACAATTAGCTATAAAGCATGGGGCGCTTTCCGCTTCAACAGCGGCGTAGCACAACTCCAATGGGACATTTTTCCGGGAACCATGAATGAACCGTGTACACAATTAAATTTTGAACTGAATGCCGATTCCTACATGAAGGTTCATAAAGAAATTATTAATTTCTACAGCAACGCCACACAACCTGTTTTCATTGCGATTCAAAAGAACAAAGGCACCAATACTTATTCAGGAACCTATCCATCGGCTATAATAAACAATAGCAGCATCACGCTCAAAGCGGCTTTTAAGGAATCAGCCTTCACCGAATCCACTATTCCTTATGATATTTTTGCACGAAACTTTGTGATACGAAATTTCAGTACAGATCTTACCGTTGAACCAAACGGTGTCGTTAAAATGCAGCACATTTATACGGTTAAATTTACTGATCCGGAAAATGAAACCAACGTATTCAGTACACAGGTTCGTTCTGTGTTTCCTCATGATCTTAAAAACTATACAGGCATCAATTACTCGCTTCCACGCTGGAGTATGATGGGCAATATTTACAAGGCAATTTTAATGGACGACCACGCTTCAGGCAATAATGTCAGCATTTTGCCCGACTGGAACAAGTTTTCAAAAAGCGTTATCTGGCGACCGGCTCCTTCACTCCTTCCCGACTCGGTTTTCAGTAATGAATATCGGATATTTTCAATTTTGCAAAGCTTCGGCTCCAATTACATTATTAATTTTCCACTTACTGGGCTGTTCGATGAACCAATTGCTGCAGGCCGGATCGCTGTTCATTTGCCAAAAGTGAAAGGACTCGAGCCTGTTTCGTGTGAAGCCTGCATACAAGGTACTGATTTGATTTGCGAATCGATACCATTAATCATTAATGGAAATGAAATACACGGACAACTCACTCACGGTCTCAAATCAGGGCAAACTATTGTTCTTAAACTTACATTTCCAAAAGCATTTCTAACGAAAAACAGTTTCTTTCTTTATTTACAATTACTCTTCAAAAACAATTTCTTCCTGCTGTTGCCGTTGCTTTTCTTTTTCATACTCTACATAATATGGTATTACACCGGCAGAGACAGAAAAAATAATTTGATTGTTCAGTACCGCCCGCCCGCCGATATTACACCTGCCGAAGCAGGATTCCTGTGGGATAACAAACTCCATCGTCGCGATCTGGTTGCACTTATCTATTATTGGGCGGGAAACGGCTATCTAACAATTAGAGAAATTGCAACAGGAATCGGTAAGGAAAACGATTACGAACTCTCCCGATTGCGCGACCTTCCCGAAAGCGCCCGGAGTTTCGAACACACTATTTTCTCTGCATTGTTTCATAACCGAACAAGCGTTCTGATTTCAAATCTTAAAAATAATTTTTATTGTCACATGATTAAAGCTAACAGAGAGCTTGATGAATATGGCAGGTATAAAAAATTCTATGTTCCCGGTACGCGTGGGTTCAGCCTTGCTTTGAGAATCACAGCCTGGGCAGAATTCGCAACAGGGCTTTTCGTTTTGCTCAATGCCGACAATAACTTCGCTCAGATATTTTTCTGTTTCATTTCCCTATTTGTGATGCTGCTTGTATTTGGCAATATCATGCCCAAACGCGGACACTTCGGCGCTGAAAAGTACACACAGCTCAAGGGATTCAGAGAGTTTATCGAAAAATCAGAAGTATCAAGACTCAAAGAACTGCTCAGTGAAAACCCCGCCTACTTTGATGAAACCGTGGCCTATGCAATTGTTCTGGGGCTTGGAAAGCAATGGGCAGCAAAATTTAAACCGCTGATAACATCGCCTCCAACATGGTATAGCGGGCAACACCCTCACTTTGATACAGGCATCTTTGTAAATGCTGTCATTCTCAGCATGCACAGCCTCGATCACAGCCTGAATTACCATTATGCGCAATCATCGAGATACGGTTATTCCGGGCAAAGCGGCTTGAGCAGTCACTCTTCTTTTAGCGGCAGTGCCTTTGGTGGTGGAGGTTATACAGGAGGTGGTTTCGGTGGTGGTGGTGGCAGAAGCTGGTAA